Proteins encoded by one window of Rhizobium sp. NLR16a:
- a CDS encoding ABC transporter substrate-binding protein, with amino-acid sequence MVTRRTFLGGLVGAAIAPAVLRAEQVGEPEFLKERLASGSLPGMAERIPARPRIVNLKEMGLEPGAYGGTVRTIIGSQRDIRFMTIYGYARLIGYDKHLQFRPDILADFRSEEDTVFTFTLREGHKWSDGAPFTADDFRYWWEDVILNDKLTPGGGALELRPHGSLPRFEMLDPLTVRYTWDKPNPMFLPSLAGPQPLVIFGPAHYLKQFHKKFQPDQAKMEQMMQTFRVKKWQDLHIKMARSYRPENPNLPTLDPWRNTTALPAEQFVFERNPFFHRVDENGRQLPYLDRFILNVSSSSIIAAKAGAGEADLQATGIDFNDYTFLKEAEKRFPVKVNLWKVARGSRITLLPNLNCADEVWRGLFRDVRLRRALSLAINRHEINMVAFYGLGTPSADTVLPDSPLFKQEYADAFVKFDPDEANRLLDELGLTRRGDDGIRLLPDGRRAEITVETAGESNLDTDVLELVHDHWADIGLALYTRTSQRDVFRNRAMSGTIMMSIWYGLDNGVPTADMSPSGLAPTLDDQLQWPLWGMHYLSAGQEGVAPDLPEAAELVDLLGQWGSTAKFEERQAIWHRMLSLYTQQVFSIGLINSTLQPILRAAKLQNLPEKALYGFDPTSYLGVYMPDVFWYKEA; translated from the coding sequence ATGGTGACGCGTCGCACCTTTCTCGGCGGCCTCGTCGGTGCTGCGATCGCGCCGGCGGTGCTGCGGGCCGAACAGGTCGGCGAGCCGGAATTCCTGAAGGAGCGGCTGGCATCAGGCAGCCTGCCTGGTATGGCCGAACGCATTCCCGCCCGCCCGCGCATCGTCAACTTGAAGGAGATGGGGCTCGAACCCGGCGCCTATGGCGGCACGGTGCGCACCATCATCGGCAGCCAGCGCGATATCCGCTTCATGACGATCTACGGCTATGCCCGCCTGATCGGCTACGACAAGCACCTGCAGTTCCGGCCCGACATTCTGGCCGATTTCCGTTCCGAGGAAGACACGGTCTTCACCTTCACGCTGCGCGAGGGCCATAAATGGTCGGACGGGGCGCCGTTCACCGCCGATGATTTCCGCTACTGGTGGGAAGACGTCATCCTCAATGACAAGCTGACGCCGGGCGGCGGCGCACTCGAGCTTCGCCCACACGGCAGCCTGCCGCGCTTCGAGATGCTCGATCCGCTGACCGTTCGCTATACTTGGGATAAACCCAACCCGATGTTCCTGCCGAGCTTGGCCGGCCCGCAGCCGCTCGTCATCTTCGGGCCGGCGCATTACCTGAAGCAGTTCCACAAGAAGTTCCAGCCGGACCAGGCGAAGATGGAACAGATGATGCAGACCTTCCGCGTCAAGAAATGGCAGGACCTGCACATCAAGATGGCGCGCTCCTATCGTCCGGAAAATCCCAACCTGCCGACGCTCGATCCCTGGCGCAACACGACGGCGCTGCCGGCCGAGCAGTTCGTCTTCGAGCGCAACCCGTTCTTCCATCGCGTCGACGAAAACGGCAGGCAGCTTCCCTATCTCGATCGTTTTATCCTCAACGTCTCTTCCTCGTCGATCATCGCCGCCAAGGCCGGCGCGGGCGAGGCCGACCTGCAGGCAACCGGCATCGACTTCAACGACTACACCTTCCTGAAGGAGGCGGAGAAGCGCTTTCCGGTGAAGGTCAATCTCTGGAAGGTCGCGCGCGGCTCGCGCATCACGCTCTTGCCGAATCTCAACTGCGCCGACGAGGTGTGGCGCGGCCTTTTCCGCGACGTGCGCCTGCGCCGGGCGCTGTCGCTGGCGATCAACCGGCACGAGATCAATATGGTCGCCTTCTATGGATTGGGCACGCCGAGCGCCGATACCGTGCTGCCCGACAGTCCGCTCTTCAAGCAGGAATATGCCGACGCCTTCGTCAAGTTCGATCCCGACGAGGCCAACCGCCTGCTCGACGAGCTCGGCCTGACCCGCCGCGGCGACGACGGCATCCGGCTGCTGCCGGACGGGCGACGCGCCGAGATCACCGTCGAGACCGCCGGCGAAAGCAATCTCGACACCGACGTGCTGGAACTGGTGCACGATCACTGGGCCGATATCGGCCTTGCGCTTTATACCCGCACCTCGCAGCGGGACGTCTTCCGCAACCGCGCCATGAGCGGCACGATCATGATGTCGATCTGGTACGGCCTCGACAATGGCGTGCCGACGGCCGACATGTCGCCGTCCGGTCTTGCGCCGACGCTCGATGATCAGCTGCAATGGCCGCTCTGGGGCATGCATTATCTCTCCGCCGGCCAGGAAGGTGTCGCTCCCGACCTGCCGGAGGCGGCAGAGCTGGTGGACCTGCTCGGCCAATGGGGCTCGACGGCAAAATTCGAGGAGCGCCAGGCGATCTGGCACAGAATGCTGTCGCTCTATACGCAGCAGGTCTTCTCAATCGGCCTCATCAACAGCACGCTGCAGCCGATCCTGCGCGCCGCCAAGCTGCAGAACCTGCCGGAGAAAGCGCTCTACGGCTTCGATCCCACCTCCTATCTCGGCGTCTACATGCCGGATGTTTTCTGGTACAAGGAGGCCTGA
- a CDS encoding ABC transporter ATP-binding protein — protein MASAADLLRIENLDVSFSVFGDRLRVVKEANLRILPGKVTALVGESGSGKSVISQSVMGILPNPANASGSILFTDPLDGSTTDILSLPRDSEEMRDLRGKRMATIFQEPMTSLSPLHTVGNQISEVLLIHTDVDKQEARQRTEEMLGLVGFSNPHRTYDMYPFELSGGMRQRAMIAMALICKPALLIADEPTTALDVTIQAQILELLRDLQAKLGMAMLLITHDLGIVANMADEVVVIYHGEIMEAGPVEAIFRNPQHPYLKALMAAVPHFDMKPGERLKALRDVPVNLETLVGKKKPLQAETPGTLLSVANLSKTYRTRRRSLFGKHEAAVVHAVDDVSFDIRRGECLGLVGESGCGKTTLSKILMRAVTPDGGSVVFNDGKEVIDVLAVKGAELQELRTKIQMVFQDPVSSLSPRMTVRNILSEPLEIHDRGDSAERKRKVEGLMGAIGLDKRYLSRYPHSFSGGQRQRIGIARALALGPKLVILDEPVSALDVSVQAQILNLLKDLQKELGLTYLFISHNLAVVDYMADRIAVMCKGRIVEIAPREIILRDPVHPYTKSLLAAVPFPDLDRPLDFKALRENGAADKQNWGKTFTAEHDDASELAYADLGDGHLVRARKGADIRELR, from the coding sequence ATGGCGTCCGCTGCCGATCTGTTGCGTATCGAGAATCTCGACGTCTCCTTCTCCGTTTTCGGCGACCGCCTGCGTGTCGTAAAGGAAGCCAATCTCCGCATTCTTCCGGGTAAGGTTACCGCCCTCGTCGGTGAGTCCGGTTCCGGTAAATCGGTGATCAGCCAGTCGGTGATGGGCATCCTGCCCAACCCGGCCAATGCGTCAGGCAGTATCCTCTTCACCGATCCGCTCGACGGCAGCACGACCGATATCCTGTCGCTGCCGCGCGACAGTGAAGAGATGCGTGATCTGCGCGGCAAGCGCATGGCGACGATTTTCCAGGAGCCGATGACCTCGCTGTCGCCGCTGCATACCGTCGGCAACCAGATCAGCGAAGTGCTGTTGATCCATACCGACGTCGACAAGCAGGAAGCACGCCAAAGGACCGAGGAAATGCTCGGCCTCGTCGGCTTCTCCAATCCGCACCGCACCTACGACATGTATCCATTCGAACTGTCGGGCGGCATGCGCCAGCGCGCGATGATCGCCATGGCGCTGATCTGCAAGCCGGCTCTCCTGATCGCCGACGAGCCGACGACGGCGCTCGACGTGACGATCCAGGCGCAGATCCTCGAACTGCTGCGCGACCTGCAGGCCAAGCTCGGCATGGCGATGCTGCTGATCACCCACGATCTCGGCATCGTCGCCAACATGGCCGACGAGGTGGTCGTCATCTATCACGGCGAGATCATGGAAGCGGGACCGGTCGAGGCGATCTTCCGCAATCCGCAGCATCCCTATCTCAAGGCGCTGATGGCGGCCGTTCCGCATTTCGACATGAAACCCGGCGAACGGCTGAAGGCGCTGCGCGACGTGCCGGTCAATCTCGAGACGCTGGTCGGCAAGAAGAAGCCGCTGCAGGCTGAAACGCCGGGCACGCTGCTTTCCGTCGCCAATCTGTCGAAGACCTACAGGACGCGCAGGCGCAGCCTGTTCGGCAAGCACGAAGCCGCCGTCGTGCATGCGGTCGACGACGTCAGCTTCGACATCCGCCGCGGCGAATGTCTCGGCCTGGTGGGCGAATCCGGCTGCGGCAAGACGACACTCAGCAAGATCCTCATGCGCGCCGTCACCCCTGATGGCGGCTCGGTGGTGTTCAACGACGGCAAAGAGGTCATCGACGTGCTGGCCGTCAAGGGCGCCGAGCTGCAGGAGCTGCGCACCAAGATCCAAATGGTGTTCCAGGACCCGGTCTCCTCGCTCTCGCCGCGCATGACGGTGCGCAACATCCTGAGCGAGCCGCTCGAGATCCACGACCGCGGCGACAGCGCCGAGCGCAAGCGCAAGGTCGAGGGACTGATGGGCGCGATCGGCCTCGACAAGCGTTACCTCAGCCGTTACCCGCACAGCTTCTCCGGCGGCCAGCGCCAGCGCATCGGCATTGCCCGCGCCCTGGCGCTCGGGCCGAAGCTCGTCATCCTCGACGAGCCGGTGTCGGCCCTCGACGTCTCGGTGCAGGCGCAGATCCTCAACCTCTTGAAGGATCTGCAGAAGGAGCTGGGCCTGACCTATCTCTTCATCTCGCACAATCTCGCCGTCGTCGATTACATGGCCGACCGTATCGCTGTCATGTGCAAGGGCCGCATCGTCGAGATCGCTCCGCGCGAGATCATTCTGCGCGATCCGGTGCACCCCTATACGAAATCACTGCTCGCCGCCGTCCCCTTCCCCGATCTCGACCGGCCGCTCGATTTCAAGGCGCTTCGGGAAAACGGCGCCGCCGACAAGCAGAACTGGGGCAAGACCTTCACCGCCGAGCATGACGACGCCTCCGAGCTTGCCTATGCCGATCTCGGCGACGGCCATCTGGTGCGCGCCCGCAAGGGCGCTGATATCCGGGAGTTGCGCTGA
- a CDS encoding ABC transporter permease has translation MLRYILWRIAAMVPTLFVISALVFTIIELPPGDFFESQIAELRASGEAANLQEIEEMRQQYGFDKPEIVRYFYWVGGMLHGDFGYSFEYQLPVSDVVGERLWLTILVSFTTILLTWLIAFPIGIYSATHQYSWGDYGLTFLGLLGIAIPNFMLALILMYFANVWFGLSIGHLMDQQYLNAPMSWEKAKSILAHLWIPVIIVGTAGTAGMIRRLRANLLDEMQKQYVTTARAKGLHPMRALVKYPLRMALNFFIADIGSILPSIISGAEIVAIVLSLETTGPMLIKALQSQDMYLAGSFLMFLAFLNVIGVLISDIALGFLDPRIRLQGRSTK, from the coding sequence GTGCTCAGATACATTCTCTGGCGCATCGCCGCCATGGTGCCGACGCTCTTCGTCATTTCGGCGCTTGTTTTCACCATCATCGAGCTGCCGCCCGGCGACTTCTTCGAGAGCCAGATCGCCGAGCTGCGCGCCTCCGGCGAGGCCGCCAACCTCCAGGAAATCGAGGAGATGCGCCAGCAATACGGCTTCGACAAGCCGGAGATCGTGCGCTATTTCTACTGGGTCGGCGGCATGCTGCACGGCGATTTCGGCTATTCCTTCGAATACCAGCTGCCGGTCTCGGACGTGGTCGGCGAACGGTTGTGGCTGACGATCCTCGTCTCCTTCACGACGATCCTGCTCACCTGGCTGATCGCCTTTCCGATCGGCATCTATTCGGCGACGCATCAGTATAGCTGGGGCGATTACGGGCTGACCTTTCTCGGCCTGCTCGGCATCGCCATTCCGAACTTCATGCTGGCGCTGATCCTGATGTATTTCGCCAATGTCTGGTTCGGGCTGTCGATCGGCCATCTGATGGACCAGCAATATCTCAACGCACCGATGAGCTGGGAAAAGGCGAAGTCGATCCTCGCCCATCTCTGGATCCCCGTCATCATCGTTGGCACGGCCGGCACGGCCGGCATGATCCGGCGGCTGCGCGCCAATCTTCTCGACGAGATGCAGAAGCAATATGTGACGACGGCCCGCGCCAAGGGCCTGCATCCGATGCGGGCGCTGGTCAAATATCCGCTGCGCATGGCGCTCAATTTCTTCATCGCCGATATCGGCTCGATCCTGCCGTCGATCATCTCGGGCGCCGAGATCGTCGCCATCGTGCTGTCGCTGGAGACGACCGGGCCGATGCTGATCAAGGCGCTGCAGAGCCAGGACATGTATCTCGCCGGCTCCTTCCTGATGTTCCTCGCCTTCCTCAACGTCATCGGCGTGCTGATCTCCGATATCGCCCTCGGTTTCCTCGATCCCCGCATCCGTCTGCAAGGCAGGAGCACCAAATAA
- a CDS encoding adenylate/guanylate cyclase domain-containing protein has translation MSTIESSVSSILLDRVAEWLTHSSLAGDDLENIVRGFCERLASAGLPIARVHLTFSMLHPLYDALSFTWRRASGVTIEGLRMPAGQKPDRFLQSPYYYLLDNNLQHIRRRLMQEGPAEFPIFEDLRKDRMTDYLAFVQPFGDDSVQGMMGSWSTDHHNGFTDDMIDALLRMQNHLAVAAKMAVLGKLANNMLTTYLGGDAGKRVLNGQIRRGDGETIRAALVMGDMRESTMYAEKEGRQAYIDTLNQFFDAIAAPFNRNGGEILSFLGDGFLAVYPCGRHKDPSKIACEAALSAVHQAQARVAELNREREEKGLSRIGYGIGMHVGNVMFGNVGLKDRLTFSAFGSAVNEVQRLQILTKKYGREVVASQAFAGYCGGEWTTLGEEKLRGIRQKVTVLQPRAPAPDIHVDEHFREAVQNGLSEAEQVILLHRDAKKQVKRTSMEKFIQ, from the coding sequence ATGAGCACGATCGAATCCAGCGTGTCCTCCATCCTGTTGGACCGGGTCGCCGAATGGCTGACACATTCCTCGCTGGCAGGTGACGACCTCGAAAACATCGTGCGCGGCTTCTGCGAAAGACTTGCTTCCGCCGGCCTTCCGATCGCCCGCGTGCACCTGACCTTTTCGATGCTGCATCCGCTCTACGATGCCTTGAGCTTCACCTGGCGGCGGGCCAGCGGCGTCACTATCGAGGGCCTCCGCATGCCGGCCGGGCAGAAGCCGGACCGCTTCCTGCAGAGCCCCTATTATTACCTGCTCGACAACAACCTGCAGCATATTCGGCGGCGGTTGATGCAGGAAGGCCCGGCCGAATTCCCGATCTTCGAGGATCTGCGCAAGGACAGGATGACCGATTACCTCGCCTTCGTGCAGCCCTTCGGCGACGATTCGGTGCAGGGCATGATGGGCTCCTGGTCGACTGACCATCATAACGGTTTTACCGACGACATGATCGACGCGCTGCTCCGGATGCAGAACCATCTGGCGGTGGCCGCCAAGATGGCGGTGCTCGGCAAGCTCGCCAACAACATGCTGACCACCTATCTCGGCGGCGACGCCGGCAAACGGGTGCTGAATGGCCAGATTCGCCGCGGCGACGGCGAAACGATCCGGGCGGCGCTGGTCATGGGCGACATGCGCGAATCCACCATGTATGCCGAAAAGGAAGGCCGCCAGGCCTATATCGATACGCTGAACCAGTTCTTCGACGCGATCGCCGCTCCCTTCAACCGCAATGGCGGCGAGATTCTGAGCTTCCTCGGCGACGGCTTTCTCGCCGTCTATCCCTGCGGGCGTCACAAGGACCCATCGAAAATCGCCTGCGAGGCAGCACTTTCGGCCGTCCACCAGGCGCAGGCGCGGGTGGCCGAGCTCAATCGGGAGCGCGAGGAGAAGGGTCTATCCAGGATCGGCTACGGCATCGGCATGCATGTCGGCAACGTCATGTTCGGCAATGTCGGCCTCAAGGACCGGCTGACCTTCTCCGCCTTCGGATCGGCGGTCAACGAGGTGCAGCGTTTGCAGATCCTGACCAAAAAATACGGCCGGGAGGTCGTCGCCAGCCAGGCCTTCGCCGGTTATTGCGGCGGCGAATGGACAACCCTCGGCGAGGAGAAGCTGCGCGGCATCCGCCAGAAGGTGACGGTACTGCAGCCACGCGCCCCGGCCCCGGATATCCATGTCGACGAACATTTCCGCGAAGCCGTGCAGAACGGACTTTCCGAAGCCGAACAGGTCATTCTCCTGCACCGCGACGCCAAGAAACAGGTCAAGCGCACAAGCATGGAGAAGTTCATTCAGTAA